The genomic DNA caagctagtcatagactgttctccctgctaccacacggcagcaagcagtaccggagcgccaagtctaggtccaaaaggcttcttaacagcttctacccccaagccataagactcctaaaccactaaccaaatggctacctggactatttacattgaacccccccccccccacacacacacacacatttttttcgctgttgctactctctgtttattgtctatgcatagtcactttacctctacctacatgtacatattacctcaattacctcgactaaccagtgcccccgcacattgactctgtaccggtaacccctgtatatagtctcgttcctgttattttattgttgctctttaattatttgatatttttctattttataatttttttacatttgaacttttttcttaaatctgcattgtttgctaaaggcttgtaagtaagcatttcactataagggtctacacctgttgtatttggcacatgtgacaaatacaattagatttcaTATTACCGTTTGTAAAGCCTGGTAAGGACCCTTCATGTGCTGATAGTTATAGACCAAATAGCACTGACCGCTAATTTGTGGAAACTGGTGGAAAAGATGATAGTCAACAGATTGTCATATTTCCTAGAACATAAAGGTTTATTGAGTCAATGTCGAAGTGGATTCCATAAAGGTAGATCTACTTTGGATGCATAAGTAAAGGTGAACAATGAAATTGAAAAAACCCTGGTCATGAAAGATGTAATGGCTGTTTTTTTATATTGAAAAGGCATACAACTCTATGGAGAGAAGGCCTACTGATTAAAATGGAAAGACTTGGTATTGGTGGGAGATTATATAACTGGGTTTTGGCCTTATTTAATCACTCTTTTTGAGTTAAAATTGGATCAATTTTATCTGATGCTTATGGAGTTGACAATGGCATTCGTCAAGGCAGTGCTATCAGTCCTATTGTGTTCAACATTATGATTAACAATGTGTTTTTcgaatgtaggtaggggtattgGGGCTTCCCTATATGCTGACGATGGAGCTATTTGGAAGAGGGGAAGGAATGTCTCTCATGTGACCAAATCTATTCAACAAGCTATAGTGGATGTTGAAAGATGGTCGATTGACTAGTGTTTTAAATTGTCAGTGGTGAAGTCTTTTGAAAATAGGAAGTTGCTGATAATATACAGTTGTTTCTGTATGGACAGCTTATGGGGAGGGTTTCTGAGTACAAATATTTGGGTCTATGGTTCAATAAGGGATATACATGGAAAGATCATGTCATAAATGTTAAAACAAAGTGTAAAGAATGTGGTGAATCTTATGCGCTCGGTCTCAGGTTATGAATGGGGTGCTGACAGACAATTGTTGATGGATATTTCTAGAGCTCTGATCAGGATGGCAATTGATTACGGGTGTATAGTTTATAGAACGGCGGCGAAGACTTGGCTTCAGAGGCTggacagaatccagtatatagctttaaggatatgtattggtgcatttaaatcaacatctgtatgtgccttactagtggaggcaggtgagatgccttTGGATATACGACATAAAACATTGTCATTACCTTATCAGGTTAGGCTGAAAGGCTGTGAGGTTGACCATCCCACTGttactgttctagatgactgttgggaatatactagtagacaTGGCAGTCgttttggttggacagttggAAAGCTTGCTGATGAGAGTGGTTTGAGGGAGTTGGAGGTTGGCCCTTCTGTGGTGATAGGGGATGTTCCTCCATGGTTACACCCAGATCCTGTTGTTGATCTAACCTTGGCAGAGAAAAGGAAAGATTAGTCAGAAGTCAGGGATATAGGGAAACTGGTTGATAATTACAATGGTAGAAGTTGTTATGCATTTTTCCGCTTCTCACAGATGGATCCAAGGACCCAGATAGTTGGCGCACAGGAGCAGGCGTTGACGTTCCTGAATTTGATGTGCAGATTTGTAGAAGACTAACAGATGAACTGTCAGTATACTCTGTCAGTAAACAGTTGAACTGTTTTCATAGTAGTTGCCCTCTAGTGGGTGGAGGACGTACAACTTGTCAGAATTATAGTATGCTCAGATTCCCTGTCTGTATTGAATAGTTTATCATTTGGCAAATCTAATAGGAGTGACATACTATTGGAGGTATTAATGTTATTATGGAGAATTGAGAGACTGAGTGTAgtagtgagattctgctgggtcccagcCCATTCGGGTATGGAAGAGAATGAAATTGTAGACCATTTAAAATGAGATATATAAATTATATTAATATTCCACTGGGTAAAGGTGAGGGCAAATGTAAGATCAGAGCCATTTTGATAgtgtggcagaagagatgggTCATTGAGGTTGGGGGTTTAGGAAGGGATTTGAGGGATGGGGTCTATTAAAAGTTAATAaggctgttttttattttcccagTAGTACAgagttaggtaggaggatttaATGTTGTAAACCGTGATTGACCACACACTCCAGCATAGTAGGTAGTGGCATGCACCTTTAACGTTTGTTTGCGGACCGCAATCATATAATAGAAGGTTGTTCCCACACAAAAGGCTTTGCCCAAGTCTTAATCATAAGTAAATTGTAGTTGCATATAATAAACATTGTTGTGGTTAATGCTAGTAATTGTTCTAGGAGGTGATCCTGAGGGGTTCGTGCTGATTGTACGGAGATTGGGACAGTCGGTTAAATGGCATCCCTTGAGAAGGCAAGAACAAGATGtatgtcaggagaagtgcagtattatcataaggagatgaatacggaggaggaatggagggaaaaagagaggcagaggaggtctaagagagggagagaagaagatggTCGGTTAAAAATGGCAGAAGAATGGTAGAAGGTGTAAGCAGAgggagctgaagacaggaggagaaatggacgTGAATGAGGTCGAATtatcggaggtggtaggtgtggtgaagttctcggagcccgatgcttgcaccgagggtcaggataaagatgagtctgtgacagtaggagtgaagtttgGGGAAAAAGTGggacccttgccttttggctgatccatttgtggtttcagggtgggtgaaaacagatTTGGGTATTGTAACCAGAAGAGGTCTTGTGATAGTTTGTGTTTCTGCTGATCAGAGGGAGAAGGTGCTCGGCGTTAAACAAATGGGGGCAAGAAGTGAGAATTGTTTCGCTCTCAAagggcaccattgaaaggagtgattacagGAGTAGCAGTAAATGTtaaagttgaccaactgaaggggaagattcctggtgtttgtgatgctcgttgTTTATTgtgcgacgcagacagggtggcaagagtggtgaaacagaagagacGTTGTCTGTTATTTTGAGTGAAGAAAGTAGAGCAAGATGGGTCAAGgtggagggatcctgagaggagtgtgtgactagtagatctgtaccagtacagagggaggggccaacaagtgatatatgtttcagtaagattggatttttagcatttatagcaatggttatcaattgtactgcagggatggaacgtaagctgcagaaaattgaggttgtggtggcagctgcagagaggtatttagGTGTgtgagacttgacatcagaagagttacatggtgtgttaagtggtgatgtCCTATCCTATCAGATTGTTGGCATGAGGTAGGtctaaatagatttaaatagtggagcATTTATTTGGTGAATAAAACAATGTGAGTGTAGTGTttgatggtagggtatttatttattttacaagcAAAATATATGagagttgtactccagtctagtaggtggcggtaatgcaacatattgaATGCCATCtgccgttaaacctcatcgaatAAGAAGTTGTTCCCACACACAAGGAAGTAACAGAGCTCACCCGCACTAGAATTGCACGTAAGGTACGCTCAATATTTAAGAGATTGTCGTGTCGTTTCTCTCGATATTACTGTTGCAAATAGCTTTTAAACCCAAGGAATCATTAAATTATTGTGCTTTTCAGCCAATACGCATCATGATAACTCAAGTGGACACCATCCCGGTGTATGCGAAAGTTAAGTGCGTGAACATTTAATTCAAAATCGACCTCAAAATTATCATTACGTTTGGATATGCTACAGTCAGATGGATTCGCCGCAGCAAAAGGTAACGGAAACTGTGTCCAGAGAGGACGCGAGTAAAGAAAGCATGGCGAACAGCCGCCATGTCATCAGAATAAACTTCTGTGGGCCCACGCCTCTGATGTGGCGTGCGGACGAGTTGAAATCGGCCCGTGAACTGGGCATCATAGGGAACCTGGTGGGGTCTCTGGCCCGACAACCTAGGCAGAACACCCGGCTGGGGAGACCCCTCGAGCTGCTGCCAGAGGAGGGACGACTGCTTGCGGAAATGGGGAGAGCTGCAGTTATTCCCGACTCGACAGTAAATACTTTTTTTCACTTGTTCAGAACTTTCAAGTGTAGTGGTGATGCTATAATAACTAattggctgcaaatactttgacATTACGATTTGTACTGTATAAATAAAGCAATTGGTGGTTGGGATTGTAAAAGACAGATCTAGCCACTTAGTGAGCATAGTATAGCCTCTGCCAAAGACATTTATGGCACAGGGGGTAGTGTCTTGCCATATAACTGGGTTGTGGGTTCAAGCCCAAATCCGGCGTTTCCCCCTCAAGCCCTACATGCTCAGTTTGGTTAATTGATCCTTACAGAATGAGGATCCCGAGGTGAATCCAGAGCAAGTGGAGCAGTACCATGCAGGACTGGAGAACAGCTTTCAGGAACAGGGTGCCATGGCCTTGGAGGACAGGAAGACAACATTACTGAGAGTTATGACTGAGAAACATAACGGTGAGGGGACATCATCACTCACATACAGGCATTTGTGCGAGACAAGTGAATCAAGTGTCCTGGCTCTGATGGCGCTATGCTTTCTCTTAGAGAATTCTGGAAGCCAGGAGAATTCAGACGGTGCGGTGAGAGACCGTCTCGAAGCTCTGGACCACGGCTTCTCATTCCCTCGCACGGCCATGGCGGTTCAACTGTGCACAGCCCGAGCAGGACTGTCTCACTGTCCCGAGGTGCGCCGTTTCCTGGCCGCAGACTGGCCCATACCACGGGACGAGAGGTCCGAGACTCGGTTCCGAGTGTTCAGGGACCTGAGACGCCAGGGCTTTTACCTCACCTCGGCCGGGAAGTTTGGGGGAGACTACCTGGTGTACCCAGGTGAGCTCCGTACTTCAATCACATTGATCTATGTTTAAATTTGATTGAGCTCAGCTGAGTGCATGATTCCAGTAGTTTCAAAGTGGCTTTTTTTTGTCCGATCTTGCCGACTTGGGTAGCCTATCATTCTCTACAAAACAGAACCTATGGTCGTGTCAGTCTTTCTGTTCCTCTCTTCTGTATCCCCTTTCTCTCAGGTGACCCCCTCCGTTTCCACGCCTATTTCATTGTCGTGTGCATCTCCATGGACGAGTCGATGCCCCTGTGTGACGTTCTGGCCATTGCCAGGCTAGGGTCCAATGTGAAGAAGACTGTCCTCTTGTGTTCGCCAGGGGAAAGCCAGGGAGATGACAGGGAGGAGGTGGTGTATACATCACTACAGTGGAGTGGAATGGTGTAAGATCACAGCTGGAGACTATAGGTGGAAGCAATTTGGTGACATCTCTCATCTAGCCAGAGGCTACACGTCACTACAGTGTAGTGGAATGTTGTAGGCAGCACCATAGTGGGACACTATATATGGCGATGTCTTTCACCTagccggaagttgtcataatgcttATATCTTTCAAATTCATTCAACACAACAGGAGTGCCAAGGGTGTAGAGTCTAGGGTTCTTTTGTAATTTCAGCCACTGAACAGGAGGTGGGACGGTTACAGACagcaggggtgtattcactaggaagcaAACGGGGCGGAATttatctgaatttgtccaataagaaacttgTTTTCGTTGCAAAACATTTAGCTAGTGtccactaatgaatacacccctggtgcGTTGCTCTCCAGTCCAATGGGGAGGCTACTATTATTGTACAACAATTAGCAGTGGTACAGTAGGAGTTTGTGAATAAGAGTGTATGATTTTGGTAAAGTAGCTTGGTTTTTATCAAAGATGAAAAGTCGATAATACTGCCAACGGTCATGGCTTGGCTTGAGTGGGGGGGGTTTCCTTGGAAAAATATTTACTTTGAAGTGTGTGTGGATTGTAATGTGACAATTGTTGAAAATATAATTGAAGACAATTCACTTTAGTGTAACCATTGTTTGAGTGCTTATATGTGTTCAGAAAGTCCTGACATCAGAGTTGCCACCACAGAAGAAAAGGAAAGCACTTGCATTAGGAAATGCAATTGAAAACATTTTGCGGTGGGAA from Salmo trutta chromosome 26, fSalTru1.1, whole genome shotgun sequence includes the following:
- the tsen34 gene encoding tRNA-splicing endonuclease subunit Sen34, with amino-acid sequence MDSPQQKVTETVSREDASKESMANSRHVIRINFCGPTPLMWRADELKSARELGIIGNLVGSLARQPRQNTRLGRPLELLPEEGRLLAEMGRAAVIPDSTNEDPEVNPEQVEQYHAGLENSFQEQGAMALEDRKTTLLRVMTEKHNENSGSQENSDGAVRDRLEALDHGFSFPRTAMAVQLCTARAGLSHCPEVRRFLAADWPIPRDERSETRFRVFRDLRRQGFYLTSAGKFGGDYLVYPGDPLRFHAYFIVVCISMDESMPLCDVLAIARLGSNVKKTVLLCSPGESQGDDREEVVYTSLQWSGMV